One genomic region from Parerythrobacter aestuarii encodes:
- a CDS encoding zinc-finger domain-containing protein — MSIAPPEVITVTTRRVSCDGASDIRGGVAYRPAALGHPKIFLEIDEHGYVDCGYCDRRFVLEGGPADGLDQSTLPDISEGADPGHR, encoded by the coding sequence ATGAGCATCGCACCGCCTGAAGTCATCACGGTCACCACCCGCCGCGTCAGCTGCGATGGAGCGAGCGACATCCGTGGCGGTGTCGCCTATCGCCCGGCTGCGCTTGGCCATCCCAAGATCTTTCTCGAGATTGACGAGCATGGCTATGTCGATTGCGGCTATTGCGATCGCCGCTTCGTGCTCGAAGGCGGTCCGGCCGACGGGTTGGACCAGTCCACCCTGCCCGACATTTCCGAAGGGGCCGACCCTGGTCATCGCTGA
- a CDS encoding ABC transporter ATP-binding protein has translation MTQPPAISIRDLRKTYAGTRGEPGKQALKGVSFDVPQGEVFGLLGPNGAGKSTLINILAGLVTKSGGEAEIWGFDIDASPRNAKRSIGIVPQEIVFDPFFTPFEVLENQAGFYGVPKEERRSEELLEAVHLSDKRDAYARTLSGGMKRRLLIAKAMVHSPPILVLDEPTAGVDVELRRQLWELVTELNQQGVTIVLTTHYLEEAEQLCDRIAIINHGELIANKPTRELVGMAREKIVRVSVDKDLGGPIMEEGFVKADVIEPRTLEITYNRDVASAGQVLAKVQEHGYTIEDVTTREADLEDVFVQLTGAG, from the coding sequence ATGACACAACCGCCTGCCATTTCGATCCGTGACCTGCGCAAGACCTACGCCGGGACCAGGGGCGAGCCGGGCAAGCAGGCACTCAAAGGGGTGAGCTTCGATGTCCCGCAGGGCGAGGTGTTTGGCCTGCTCGGGCCCAATGGCGCGGGCAAGTCGACGCTGATCAATATCCTCGCCGGGCTGGTGACCAAAAGCGGTGGCGAGGCGGAGATCTGGGGCTTCGACATCGACGCCAGCCCGCGCAATGCCAAGCGTTCGATCGGGATCGTGCCGCAGGAGATCGTGTTCGACCCCTTTTTCACTCCCTTCGAGGTGTTGGAGAACCAGGCCGGGTTTTACGGCGTGCCCAAGGAGGAACGGCGCAGCGAAGAGTTGCTGGAAGCGGTCCACCTCAGTGACAAGCGTGATGCTTATGCCCGCACGCTCTCGGGCGGGATGAAGCGGCGGCTGCTGATTGCCAAGGCGATGGTGCATTCTCCGCCGATCCTCGTGCTCGACGAACCGACCGCCGGGGTCGATGTCGAGCTGCGGCGGCAGCTGTGGGAACTGGTGACCGAGCTCAACCAGCAGGGCGTCACCATCGTGCTGACCACGCATTATCTCGAGGAAGCCGAGCAGCTGTGCGACCGCATCGCCATCATCAACCATGGCGAGCTGATCGCCAACAAACCGACCCGCGAGCTGGTTGGCATGGCGCGCGAGAAGATCGTGCGCGTCTCGGTCGACAAGGACCTCGGCGGGCCGATCATGGAGGAAGGCTTCGTCAAGGCCGACGTGATCGAACCGCGCACGCTGGAGATCACCTACAACCGCGATGTCGCAAGCGCCGGGCAAGTGCTCGCGAAGGTGCAGGAGCATGGCTACACCATCGAGGATGTGACGACCCGCGAGGCGGACCTCGAAGACGTATTCGTGCAATTGACCGGGGCTGGCTAG